From Montipora foliosa isolate CH-2021 chromosome 6, ASM3666993v2, whole genome shotgun sequence, a single genomic window includes:
- the LOC138005874 gene encoding uncharacterized protein, producing MASSETTGQQLRGNSGRIKWTEGMNNFLLDCKNKAKMLAESENPPRLENGRKKGYMRLMKELWDDSGYGELELTSQNLRDQAARLEKTMGDVRVAIFESVGQRAREEEPTIRDFNARNLESTNFEVNHEDADLHTVTVGAIPTRPAGVLNQQTCDLLDSSNVIFARVNTQPGEFGERDIDTRIKERPTKGDLNNINLAIIKLMEQHQVSPRENPFSYLWIVNCVLYSVVMAFLLNKGWKKQRSGTSGGARKQHKWKREYEKRVLEVRKKISIAEAELMRLKENRKITKKGKRNRAFLEQECKGLSAVKLVSYMEKQKSILRKLKRGFSRSKKQEEARVLNQQFQTDASRVYANMREIVNKDKENDRPRYIADDQANHGEREMFNNIEEASEFWRTLWETEGTGDRNAAWLEEIRSAIHSRVPEPADEDWDLDEMDAAKVLTKKKNWSAPGPDRLANFWWKRANSLHKGVATAFQVISRSDEEYPQWFSEGKTSLIPKPGIFSSDNQRPITCLNTIYKWYTSCLLVPTDKHLNHYELTEGAQRGARAGCSGTVDNLLIDRIVTLDCHRRKRNLSMGWVDVKKAYDSIDHGWLEEMMLMHRFPTWLCRAIQNLSRSWSTRIVTTTRKGREVSDIIRFRKGLPQGDALCPRLFTVCLNPIAWKIRATEGYRLSKPIDTKVTDLLYIDDLKIFAASESRLSCVMKSVRPAMEDVGLQWNPKKCAVVHFKRGTHVADSAGLKVDGNAKIPSLEDG from the coding sequence ATGGCGAGCAGCGAGACGACAGGACAACAACTTCGAGGTAATAGCGGGAGGATAAAATGGACAGAGGGCATGAACAATTTTCTGCTGGACTGTAAGAATAAAGCAAAGATGTTAGCTGAGTCGGAGAATCCTCCTCGATTagaaaatggaagaaagaaaGGATACATGCGGCTAATGAAAGAGCTGTGGGATGACTCAGGTTACGGAGAATTGGAGTTAACAAGTCAGAATTTAAGGGATCAAGCGGCGCGATTGGAAAAGACTATGGGAGATGTGAGAGttgccatttttgaaagtgTTGGGCAGAGGGCCCGGGAAGAGGAACCGACGATTCGAGATTTTAATGCTCGTAACTTGGAGTCAACTAATTTTGAAGTCAATCATGAAGACGCAGATTTGCATACGGTGACTGTAGGGGCTATCCCCACGAGACCTGCTGGTGTTCTTAACCAACAAACATGCGATCTACTAGACTCATCAAATGTGATTTTCGCACGTGTGAACACCCAACCAGGTGAGTTTGGTGAACGAGACATTGACACACGTATAAAGGAAAGACCAACTAAGGGTGACTTAAATAATATCAATCTGGCAATAATAAAGCTAATGGAGCAGCACCAAGTGTCCCCAAGGGAGAATCCGTTCAGTTATTTGTGGATTGTGAACTGTGTACTTTACTCGGTTGTGATGGCATTTCTATTGAACAAAGGCTGGAAAAAGCAGCGTAGCGGAACTTCTGGCGGAGCGCGTAAGCAACACAAATGGAAAAGAGAATACGAAAAGCGAGTGTTAGAAGTCAGGAAAAAGATTTCAATTGCAGAGGCCGAACTTATGCGTTTAAaggaaaacaggaaaataacaaaaaaagggaaaagaaatcGGGCTTTTCTCGAACAGGAATGCAAGGGCTTGTCAGCAGTCAAGCTAGTCAGCTACATGGAAAAACAGAAGTCTATCCTAAGAAAGCTGAAGAGAGGATTCTCTAGGAGCAAGAAACAGGAAGAAGCCCGAGTCCTTAACCAACAATTCCAGACCGACGCTAGCAGGGTCTACGCAAACATGCGGGAAATTGTAAATAAGGACAAAGAGAATGACCGGCCGCGATACATAGCGGATGATCAGGCGAATCACGGGGAGAGAGAAATGTTTAATAATATCGAGGAAGCAAGTGAATTTTGGAGAACTCTATGGGAGACAGAGGGAACAGGAGACAGGAATGCTGCGTGGCTAGAAGAGATCAGATCTGCGATCCACAGTAGAGTACCAGAACCGGCCGATGAGGACTGGGACTTGGATGAGATGGATGCGGCAAAGGTGCTGACCAAGAAGAAGAACTGGAGCGCGCCTGGCCCAGACCGGCTGGCGAACTTCTGGTGGAAACGTGCTAACTCTCTTCATAAGGGTGTGGCAACTGCATTCCAAGTTATTTCAAGGAGTGATGAAGAGTACCCCCAGTGGTTTTCGGAGGGAAAAACGTCGCTAATTCCCAAACCTGGGATATTTAGTAGTGACAATCAAAGACCTATCACTTGTTTAAATACCATTTATAAATGGTACACATCGTGCCTACTTGTCCCAACTGACAAACATCTTAATCATTACGAACTGACGGAAGGTGCGCAAAGGGGTGCCCGTGCTGGATGCAGTGGGACTGTTGACAACCTGCTCATTGACCGGATTGTCACGCTAGACTGCCACAGGAGAAAGCGTAATCTCAGTATGGGATGGGTAGATGTTAAGAAGGCATATGACTCTATAGATCACGGCTGGCTAGAGGAGATGATGCTTATGCACAGGTTCCCCACCTGGCTGTGTAGGGCTATCCAGAATTTGTCAAGAAGCTGGAGTACCAGAATAGTGACCACTACAAGAAAGGGGAGAGAAGTCTCGGACATCATACGATTTAGAAAGGGCCTTCCACAGGGCGATGCCCTATGCCCTAGGCTCTTCACGGTCTGTCTGAACCCGATCGCCTGGAAGATAAGAGCAACCGAAGGATATAGACTATCTAAGCCTATTGATACAAAGGTCACGGATCTTCTATACATAGATGACCTGAAGATCTTTGCTGCATCGGAGTCGAGACTCAGTTGTGTGATGAAGTCGGTAAGGCCGGCTATGGAAGACGTGGGTTTGCAATGGAACCCTAAGAAATGCGCGGTCGTCCATTTTAAGAGGGGGACCCATGTTGCTGATAGCGCAGGACTGAAGGTTGATGGGAATGCTAAGATACCGAGTCTGGAAGATGGATAA
- the LOC138005875 gene encoding uncharacterized protein, with amino-acid sequence MTYSFQVILDHLRCLQGQTQNRNESVNGQLWSRFPKSQYWGKRRVVIAVCETVGVFNTGASSKAVLMKSCKISLGRNMLKALGREELDRIASEAHKISSKYRKRRQIVRSNRISRADKLAFQAGAFGISSKPEADEKKRKKNTLRKESPTATLPAETATNEINVVFVVPDVELVATERTEKKVTY; translated from the exons ATGACCTACTCATTTcaggtcattttagatcatttaag ATGTTTACAGGGGCAAACCCAGAACCGGAATGAAAGTGTCAATGGGCAGCTGTGGTCAAGATTCCCCAAGAGCCAATACTGGGGAAAGCGGCGTGTGGTGATAGCAGTTTGTGAAACTGTAGGGGTTTTCAACACAGGAGCTTCAAGCAAGGCAGTTCTGATGAAGTCTTGTAAAATTTCTCTTGGAAGGAATATGCTGAAAGCCTTGGGAAGGGAGGAGCTGGACAGAATTGCCTCTGAAGCTCACAAGATCAGCTCCAAGTATCGAAAGCGGAGGCAGATAGTAAGGTCAAACAGGATATCAAGGGCTGACAAGCTGGCTTTTCAGGCTGGAGCATTTGGCATAAGTTCCAAACCAGAGGCAGACGagaagaaacgaaagaaaaacaCCCTCAGAAAAGAGTCACCAACAGCCACTTTGCCTGCGGAGACTGccacaaatgaaataaatgttgtGTTTGTGGTCCCAGATGTTGAGCTTGTTGCTACAGAAAGAACTGAGAAAAAAGTGACTTATTGA